CTCGGATGGAACGGGCAGGGGCATCCTGTTCACCGGCGGGCATGATGTGAATATCAGCGGAGCAGGCGGCGGCATCGCCCAGTCCACGTGGATCCACAACTATCTGGAAGGAGCGGACCTGAACATCAGCAGTTCGTTCGGCAGCACCAGCTACCTGCTGGTGGGCGGGACGGGTTTCACCAACTACACCGGCAATGGACTGGCCGCAGGGGCGAACGGAGAGTTCGTCCTCAACGGCGGCCTGTTCCGCTACGCGCCCACCGCGCCCCTCACCCTGAACGGCGCCGCCCACCGGATCAACAGCGGCGTGTTCGAAATCGGTGCCAACCTCAATGGCGGTGGGGCGCTCGATCTCGACCGGACCACCACCAACTTCCGTCTCACCGGCGATGCGGGTTTCAGCGCCTACGGTGCGGAGCGGAAAGTGTCGCTGGGGGCATCCGTCACCTGGGGGGCTGCGAATTTCCTCAGCAATAACTCCAACGAGGACGCGGACTTCACCTTCCGCCTCTCCTCTGTCCGCTCGGACGCCACCCTCGATTTCCAATCTAGGATCGACCTCGCTGGCCGCTCGCGAACCGTCGAGGTGGAGAATGGATCCGCAGCCGTGGACGCCCGTCTTTCCGGGGGCCTCACCGGCACCGGCATTGCTTCGCGCTTCGTGAAAACCGGCTCCGGAACGCTGGAACTGACCGGGACCAACGACTACGGCGGAACCACCCGCATTGAAGGGGGCAGGCTGCTGGTCGGAGGCGGCGGTCTGACCGCAACCACCGCCATCCATGTGGCCAACTCCACTCTGGGCCTGCAGTCCACCGAGGTCATCAACAATGCGGCGGACATCACGCTGGAGAATGGCAGGATCATCACCGTCGGCAACCAGACGGAGACCATGGGCCGCCTGATCCTCTTGGGAGACAACACGCTCGATCTCGTCGGACTTGCCAATACCATCCGCATGGCGTCCTCCGCGGACCAAACCTGGAGCAGCAGCCTTACCATCCTCAACTGGAATGGCAATGCGGCCGGCAACGGATCCGACCGGTTCTTCATCGGCAGTGATGCGAACGGTGTCACCGGCAGCCAGTTGTCGAAGATCTTCTTCGTCGATCCCGAGGTGGACGGCATCCTCCGGACGGGAACCTTCGGGGCTTCCATCCTGAACACCGGGGAAATCGTCGCCCTCATCCCGGAGCCTTCCGTCACGTTTTTGCTCGCCGGTGCCTCGCTGGGCCTCGCACTGCGCAGACGGAGGCTCTGATGCGGGGACGGAGCGGACCGCTTGCATCCTTCCATTTTTTATTAGTCCACGGGCGGGAACCGGCGTTAGCCTCCGCGCGTGGCACTACTCCTGGCGATCGAATCTTCCTGTGATGAAACCGCGGTGGCGATCCTCCGCGGGGAACCCGGAAAGACCACCGACATCCTCTCCTCGGAGATATCATCGCAGATCGAGCTGCACCGCGAGCACGGCGGGGTGGTGCCGGAACTGGCATCGCGGAACCATTCGCTCAACCTCCGGCCGCTGGTGGATCAGGCCATCGCCCATGCGGGCGTGGCTGTCACGGACATCGATGCCTTCGCCGCGACCACCGGCCCGGGCCTCGCTTCCTCCCTGCTCATCGGGAGCACGGCGGCGAAGGCGATGGCGTGCGCCCTCGGCAGGCCGTTCCTCGGCGTGAACCACCTGGAGGGCCACCTCCTTTCCCCATTCGTCGGCGGGACCCAGGTGCCGCCGCACATCGCCCTCATCGTTTCCGGCGGCCACACGCTGCTGCTGGAGGTGGAGGGTGCGGGGAAATACACCAAGCTCGGCGGAACCCGGGACGATGCCGCGGGCGAAGCTTACGATAAGGTTGGGAAAATGCTCGGCCTGCCCTATCCCGGTGGCCCGGAGATCGAGAAAGCCGCCGTCGGCGGGGATGTGAAAGCCTATGATTTCCCGCGCTCCATGCTGCATGATCCCCATCTGGACTTCTCCTTTTCCGGTCTGAAGACGGCGGTTCTCTACACCCTGCAGAGGGAGGAAGGGAACATCCGCTTGCCGGATCTGGCGGCGTCCTTCCAGCAGGCGGTCATCGAGATCCTCGTCGGAAAGACCATGAAGGCGGTGGAGCGCACCGGCCACCGGATGGTCGCTCTGTCTGGCGGCGTCACCATGAACAAGGCGCTGCGGGCCGCGTTCCAACAGGCCTGTGATAAAAAAGGCATCGCACTGGCCATCGCGCCACCCGCGCTGTGCACGGACAATGCCGCCATGATCGCCTTCGCCGCGCTGCTCCGCCATCTGGACGGGCAGTCCTCACGGCTGGATGAGGACATCTTTCCCAACTTGCCGCTCGTTTGAAGCCCCATTCCGTGTTAGGGTGGACAAACGGATGATATACAAGACCATCATATTCGACTTCGACGGCACCATCGCGGACACCATGGAGGAAGGGCGGAGGATCTTCAACGAGATCGGCCCGGCCTATGGCATCCGCCAGATCGACCGCGAGGAGATGGAGGGCTTCCGCAGCTACACCATCAACCAGTTCATCGAGGAGATGAAGATCCCCAAGACGAAGATCCCTTTCTTCATCGCGAAGGGGACACTGGCCATGCGGCGGAGCATCGCCGGGCTGCCATTGATCCCTGGGGTGGGGGAGGTGCTGCCCGCGTTGCGCGCGCAGGTGGACCGCTTTGGCATCCTGACTTCCAACGCGGTGGACAATGTGGAGCTGTTCCTGGACAGCCATGGCATCCGCGGGCTGTTCGATTTCGTTTCCTCCACCTCGAAGCTCACCGGGAAATCCCGGCACCTGAATGCCACCCGCAAGCAATACGGGTTGAAGGCGGAGGAAATGCTCTACGTCGGTGACGAGGTGCGGGATCTCCAGGCTGCGAAGAAAGCCGGCATCCCCTGTGCGGGTGTCACCTGGGGCTTCAATACCCGGGAACGCCTCGCTGCGGAGCAGCCGGAGCACCTGCTGGACAGACCGGCCGAGCTTCTCCGGTTGGCGGGGCATTGACAGGAGGCGGGCTGACCGACCAACCTCCGTCCATGCCAGAAACCCCCGAGAAGAACGCGGAATCCACGATCGCCGGAAAAGAAGCGGAAATCGTCAAGCAGGATGCCGTTGCGAATGACGCGCCGCAGGCCCATGAAGCTGATGCCGCGCCGAAGCAGGCGATTCCCCCCTTCGTCGTTGTCGGTCTGCTTGTGGCCGCCGTGCTGGTGGTGGTGCTGGTCGTGATGAACGGACAGAAGAAGAAGGCGGACTCTGAGGAAGATCGCTCCGCGATGAAAGCGGAGGTGGAAGCCATGCGCGGCGAGCTGAACCGCCAGCGCATGTCCATGGGGCTGCGTCCGCTGGAGAACGGCGGCGAATCCATTGATGACATCACCAAGCGCCTCACCAAGGATGCGGAGTCCATCGTCGGGCTGGCGCACAGTTTCCAGGGCATGCTGAAGGAGAAGGATGCCGCGCTGGACGCGAAGAATGGCGAACTGATCACTTCGGAAAAGCTGCGGCAGAGTTTCGCCGCGGAGAACAACCGCCTCCAGACGGAACTCAGCCGCCTGCTGGTGAGTGGCGCGGACGGAGACCTGGCGAAGAAGGAAGTGGCGGAGATCAAGGGCCAGCGTGACCGCCTCGCCGCGGAACTGGCGAAGGTCCAGCGTGACCTGGCATCCGCCGCCGGAGGACGTTCCCAGGATGAATATGCGGACCTCCAACGCCAGCATGCCGAGGCCAAGCGTTCCAGCGACTTCTTCGAGAAACGCGTCAAGGAACTGGAGGCGGAACTCGCGAAGCTCCGCATCTTCGCCAAGTCGGAGAGCGAGCTTCTGCCCGCCGCCGTCGAACTTTTCCGCACGCTGCGCGGCCTGGAGGGCACGAAAGATGCCGACAACATGACCGCCTACAGCGACATCGGCGTGAAGCTCGGTGCACGTGTCCTCCGCACCCTCGATTTCCCGACCGGCTCCAGTGAACTCACCCCAGAGGACATCCAGGCCATCCCCGGTCTGGTGGAGCAGGTGGAGGAAGGCGATCTCATTTTCGTCGTCGGCTACGCCTCGACCACCGGCAATCCGGAATCGAACCGCGTTCTTTCCTCCGACCGCGCCACTGCAGCCGCGCAGGCAGTCTCCACCGTAAAGCGTCCGGACCAGATGGTGCAGGCCGTCTACATCGGCCAGACCACCCGCTTCGGCGGCAGCTCCCCGGAGCGCAACCAGATCTGCGAGATCTGGCATATAAAGAAGAAGTGAGCTGACGTGGCGGCGATCACCGGTCGCCGTCTTCGCGCTGTTACCTCCGCCTTTGCCCTGCCATCACTCCTTCCTTATCTCACAAGCATGCGCGGCGAAGCCCGCGCCGAAGGCGGTGAGCCAGAGGTGCCGGTCGTCCGCTGACGACGCCAGTCGCTTTTCCAACGCGAAGAGCACGGACGGGCTGCTCATGTTGCCATGATGCTCCAGCACCCCACGCGTCTCTGTCAGGGAAAAGGGCAGCACGTTTTCCAGCGCGTCGATCACATCCCGCCCGCCGGAGTGGGCCAGCACCTGGTCGGGACCCGCCGTGCGCCGGGCATAAAGTTTTGCGACCGCATCCGCGGCCAGGCCGGGCACGGATTTGTGGAGCTGGTTTTTCAGATGCCCTTCCGCATTGACGAAGCGGATCTTCTCCCGTTCTTCCGGTAAATGGAGCGTGGTGAAGTCACCCGCCTGCCAGTCACCCGGTTGACCCTTGCCGGACCAGACCGAAGCGGAAGCACCATCCCCGAACAGGCAAAGGCTGATGAGCACGCCCGGATCATCATCGGCATAAAAGGCCGCGGAGCAGATCTCCACGGCGACCACGGCGATGGTGGCGTCGGGATTCGCCGCCAGATAGCCGTGGGCGGCCCGCAGGGTGGGGATGGCCGCACCGCAGCCCAGTCCCACCAAGTCCGCCAGATAGACGTCCGGCCGCAGGCCCAGCTTTTCCGCCACATGGCTGGTCACGCCGGGGCAGAGATAGCCGGTGCAGGTGCAGAGAAACAACGCGTCGATCTCCGCAGCGGAGATGCCCGCTTTCCCGATGGCCTTTGATAGCGCATCCGCCGCCAGTGCGGGGGCCTCCCGCTCATAGTCCTCGCTGAGTTGCTGCGGCCCGCGGCTGAAAAGCGGGACGATGTCCGGCACGGCGAAGTTCCGTGTGGCGATGCCGGAGTTCCCGCCGGTGAGGATCTTTTCCACCAGAGCGGCGGAGCGCGGTTTCAGTGTGGAGGTCAGCCCTCCATCCCGCATCGCATGCCAACATTGTTCCTGGGTGAAGGGGTATTCGGGCACGGCCGATGCGATGGAGCGGAGGAACATTTCGGAGATCTAACGGACGAGGGAGAGCACGGGCTTGAAGGGCAGCAGCCGTGCGGAGGAGAGTGTCTGCAGCAGGGTTCTGCCCCGGTCACTCAGCAGCACGCGATGCAAAAAGAGCGCGGTGGAAAGACGGCGGCGGAAAAGTTTCCGCAGGTCGGAGGAGATGGTGTGTCGGGTGGACTCCCAGCAGATGCCTCCATGGGACCATGCGGCCAGCGGGCCGACAGCCGCCTCCGCCGCCTGGAATGCCATGGACATGCCGTTGCCCGTGAACGGCGGGATCATGCTTTCCGCGTCCCCCAGACACAGCAGGCCGGGGACCGCGGGCTGTCTGCCCAGCTCAAACCCGGCGACGCCGGAGAAAGATCCCTCGCGCCACTCCGCGGCACGGAGTTGCTCCGCGAGGCGTGGATGACCGCCCGCGGCCAGATAGGCGGTGAGCAGGTCCGGTCCCTTCGCCTCCAGCTTGCGGTCGATCCGGAACAGCCCACAGACATTCACCCAGCCGTCCTCCACTCCGGCCAGCCCGGCGTAGCCATTGGTTCCGGCGTGCATTTCCAGATCCGCTTCCATCGGCAGTCCGCGGACGTGGGCCTTCAGGCCGATCCATCGTCCGTTGCGCGGCCTGCGTCCCGCCGCCCATACCAGCCCGTCCGCGGGTTGCGGGCGGGCGCGGTTGCCCGTTC
This genomic stretch from Akkermansiaceae bacterium harbors:
- the tsaD gene encoding tRNA (adenosine(37)-N6)-threonylcarbamoyltransferase complex transferase subunit TsaD: MALLLAIESSCDETAVAILRGEPGKTTDILSSEISSQIELHREHGGVVPELASRNHSLNLRPLVDQAIAHAGVAVTDIDAFAATTGPGLASSLLIGSTAAKAMACALGRPFLGVNHLEGHLLSPFVGGTQVPPHIALIVSGGHTLLLEVEGAGKYTKLGGTRDDAAGEAYDKVGKMLGLPYPGGPEIEKAAVGGDVKAYDFPRSMLHDPHLDFSFSGLKTAVLYTLQREEGNIRLPDLAASFQQAVIEILVGKTMKAVERTGHRMVALSGGVTMNKALRAAFQQACDKKGIALAIAPPALCTDNAAMIAFAALLRHLDGQSSRLDEDIFPNLPLV
- a CDS encoding stilbene synthase, which gives rise to MFLRSIASAVPEYPFTQEQCWHAMRDGGLTSTLKPRSAALVEKILTGGNSGIATRNFAVPDIVPLFSRGPQQLSEDYEREAPALAADALSKAIGKAGISAAEIDALFLCTCTGYLCPGVTSHVAEKLGLRPDVYLADLVGLGCGAAIPTLRAAHGYLAANPDATIAVVAVEICSAAFYADDDPGVLISLCLFGDGASASVWSGKGQPGDWQAGDFTTLHLPEEREKIRFVNAEGHLKNQLHKSVPGLAADAVAKLYARRTAGPDQVLAHSGGRDVIDALENVLPFSLTETRGVLEHHGNMSSPSVLFALEKRLASSADDRHLWLTAFGAGFAAHACEIRKE
- a CDS encoding OmpA family protein yields the protein MPETPEKNAESTIAGKEAEIVKQDAVANDAPQAHEADAAPKQAIPPFVVVGLLVAAVLVVVLVVMNGQKKKADSEEDRSAMKAEVEAMRGELNRQRMSMGLRPLENGGESIDDITKRLTKDAESIVGLAHSFQGMLKEKDAALDAKNGELITSEKLRQSFAAENNRLQTELSRLLVSGADGDLAKKEVAEIKGQRDRLAAELAKVQRDLASAAGGRSQDEYADLQRQHAEAKRSSDFFEKRVKELEAELAKLRIFAKSESELLPAAVELFRTLRGLEGTKDADNMTAYSDIGVKLGARVLRTLDFPTGSSELTPEDIQAIPGLVEQVEEGDLIFVVGYASTTGNPESNRVLSSDRATAAAQAVSTVKRPDQMVQAVYIGQTTRFGGSSPERNQICEIWHIKKK
- a CDS encoding HAD hydrolase-like protein, translated to MIYKTIIFDFDGTIADTMEEGRRIFNEIGPAYGIRQIDREEMEGFRSYTINQFIEEMKIPKTKIPFFIAKGTLAMRRSIAGLPLIPGVGEVLPALRAQVDRFGILTSNAVDNVELFLDSHGIRGLFDFVSSTSKLTGKSRHLNATRKQYGLKAEEMLYVGDEVRDLQAAKKAGIPCAGVTWGFNTRERLAAEQPEHLLDRPAELLRLAGH